gCTAAAGATAAAACCAAACTTTAAATGCTGATTTGAGGATCCTTGTTCGTCTTCAGCCCTCACTGCGCGCACTAAGCCAGGATGCCGGTCCTGACAAGCCCCGACATAGCTAACAAGTTTAAGGAGAAATGGCTGGCGGTCTACCCAGAGGATCAGGTCACCGGGACCGACTCTGCCCCCCTTGACGACAGCCTCACCAGCCTCCACTGGCTCCAGAATTTCTCCATCCTCAGCGCGGACCCGGAGCGACCCAACGGCGCCGGACCGGGCTGTCCGTCCTCCCAGCAGCACCTCTTCCTCAAGCGGCTCGGCATCCCCAGAGGAGGCACCGACTCTCCGTCCAGCCCTCCGGCCGGGGACACCGCCGCCACCGGGATGCCTCTGTACCTCGGGAGCCCCGTAACCTCCGGCAGCGACTCCACCGCGGCGCCGCGGTTCGCCAGTTGCGCACATCCAACATCCGGCTACCCACAGATCCCCATCCAGGCCAGCCCGCCGGTCGAGGTCGACTACAAAACCAACCCTAAAGTCAAACCGCCCTATTCCTACGCGTCTCTCATCTGCATGGCCATGCAGGCCAGCAAGCAGCCCAAAGTGACTCTGTCCACCATCTACAACTGGATAACGGAGAATTTCTGCTACTACAGACACGCGGAGCCCAGCTGGCAGGTAACCGAGACCGGATAACTCTCCTTCTATTATTGATGAGTCAGATAAATGGcgaggtgagggaggggagggtgaaCAATTGACTCCAGTGTCACCATCAGACACTAGGTCTTCAGACTACAGAGCATTAGACAAGGCCTTTTCTGGGCTACATCAGTGTGGGGAACAGAAACCATCAGATGTAAATTTAAAAACCTCCAgatccttctctctctctttctctctctctctcctggatTAGTGTCTAATTTCTGCCTTTGATGATTTCCACGACAAGTGTTTTTTAATGCAAGAGTCTGAAATTTCCATCTTCCAGTGAGAGTGCTCatacagggttttttttttgtctgaggGGAATGGTGATGGAGTGGAGAAAGCactctaatgtgtgtgtgtgtgtgtgccagtgtgtgtttgtgtgtgtgttaatgagggCTCCTGAGAGAGATGGCAGCTAAGCACAGCTGATCATGTTTGAAATGCACAGAGCTGCCTGTTACTAGAAAGCCTCATTAGGTACATTTGCTTTCCtatgcaaacaacaacaatacaccctcccctctctcattctctcttcctgtctcctttACAGCGACAAACtggcattttcagtttttgcatgACTAACTCAAATTTGCTCAGAGCCAGTGGGATCATGTTAAATAtcctttttccttttgtctttgtcacagAACTCGATTCGTCACAACTTGTCCCTCAACAAGTGTTTTAAGAAGGTCCCCAGGCAAAAAGACGAGCCGGGGAAAGGAGGCTTCTGGCAGATTGATCCTCAGTATGCTGACATGTTTGTCAATGGCATCTTCAAACGCAGGAGGATGTCTGCTAACCactacaacagcagcagtggcggAGGCAGCAGTGgcacacaaagacagagcaaaCTGGTCCAGGGTTATCACAGCACCCAAAATGGCTGCCCTTACCAAGAGGTGGGCGGCAAACGGAAGCACCTGCCCTCTAAAAACAGCAACAAGGCTATGAGGGTGACTGAGTCCCCTCTATTAGCAACAGAAGCCCACAAAGCAGACATCCTGAGGGGGGACTTTGACCTGGCGTCCGTGTTTGATGACGTCCTCAGCGGGAACTGTAGCACCTTCGAGGATTTGGacatcaacacagcactgaGCTCCCTGGGCTGGTGCGGGGGAGCGGGCCTCATGGGTCAGAGCCAGCACCTGAGCCAACATCAGTCCTACGGTTACATGGACTTGAGCGGCGCCGCTTCGATGGAGTGCGCGGTCAACATGGGAGAGCTCCACGTGCcgccgcagcagcagcatccacatccgcagcagcagcagctggaccAGGACCAGCTGCTCCAGAGCaacaaccaccaccatcaccacctgcAGCAGTTCGACGAGCCCTCCACGCTGTTCCCGGAGCGGCCTGAGGAGGCGGTGCTGCAGCCCTGggaggaaatcaaagaagaGGCGCAGGCGATTCCTCTTTCTCTGGATCAGGGCTTCGGCCTGTGCGAGGGCTTCTTTACAGAGATGCAGCCGTGGGAGCGAGTGGAGGCCtatctgtgacctttgaccccaaaCCTCATTGACTCCTTATGATCTAAACATCTCTGATTGCTGGTCCAACTCCACATTACTCCTAAAAGGACAACAGTGGTGATAGAGCACGGTTACTTCTACATTTCCTCCAATCATTCTGCAATACACTGcatctgtaatttattttttgtaacatttacttgcctttttttgttaaaatacaaacacaatcatGTCAAACCTATCTTGAACTTGAACTGCAAACCCAGCTTGAAAAGATGCCCTTAATAAAAGACAATGATATGACCATAAAGTTTGTTTGGTAACATGATTAGGGACAACTTCCTGGCACAGACGCCCATTTCCTCCTGCGGATGTCAGGTGATTGACAGTGAACCAGTGTGCAACGTGAATGCAGAGCTGGTATATCAGGCacaatgaaatgacaaaacaacagagtaACTTTGATAAACCAAATTAAAGTTTCATGCAGACCATGAGGGATTATCTTGCTCTGTAGAATGAATGGCAGCAAGTGGCTTCTTCACGAGGAGGATGAATGAAGAAACTGGACTTTATTGGAACTAtaagagaaaaatggaaatgagagaATGTGTACAAGTGAGTGCTGAACTGGACTGAAATGTAAGCTACAGCTATATGTCCTCAGTGacagaagaaaagcaaagaaagctCAACAGCCCTCCTTCAAAGCACTCTCTACAAACAAGCACTGTCACAGAGGGACTCAGAAGACATACAGGATTCTATTTTGCTACAttagcatttaacattttttactAACATGCAGTGAAATCAGCCATTCATCTCAACCGTCTGATGAAAGATGAAGCTATCAGAGCAGGATGGAGACGAGAAAACTTTAAATTCATAGTGAGATTAGAAATCAGTCACTTATGACTTTGTTATATAGTCGATTTAATATATATTCACTAAAGTATATAGTGTGAAGCTGGGCAGGAACATTTGCCATTTGTCTACAGTCACGTATTGCAAAGCAGACAGAGGAGCCGACCTGATATTGAGTCATGAAGTCAAACATTATGCACTTTGATAGGCCGCAGTTTTAGGAAAGCAagacagcttttttttcagGATGTTTAGTTTAATTTTTATGGTATTAAAATGGTGTTTTTCTAAAGTTTACTGACCATAATGAAAATGATGCATATATGCTGTAATCGTCCATATCAGTTTCTTTTTGTACAATGAACTCGACACTGCAATAAGTTTTGTTTGCTTAAATATACTGTCTTTCTTTCCAAATATATACAAAAGTGGGCATTTGTTGATTATATTTCGCCAAAATTTGTTGATAAGGAATATGCAGTTCAttggtgtttctgtgttgatttATACAAAAAGAAGagagttgtgttttctgtcactgggTGATGGATTTCTTTTTGTCCCTTATTGATTACTTTGGtgtatgtctttttttatttgtatggtTTGTTTTCAACAATCTGAATTTCAAATCATGTAAGAGAATAATAACTGCTGGTTTGGGGTGACAAGTTATGAGCAGATACAAAAATTCAACTCTGAAAACGCCAGATTTTCTTATTGTATCATATTGATCAAGTTTCATATGGACTCTTTAATCTTACcatgttattttcatttgtactttttttaaGCTGTTTAAAAATGCAATCATGCCTTGATGCAATAAATGGTGTCAATTAAAGAAGgaacagtaacacaaacacgTATCTGTCACTTGTTATTGTGAAATATCAGCGACTAAAATGTGTACACATGATGGAATGCATACATACAGTGCTGGTCAGGATTATTGTTTGGGTtagagctctgtgtgtgcagtcagGAGATAAAAGGTCTATCCTGAGTTTATCATTAATCAGCACAGACAGGTCTGAACTTGCTTGGCATTTAAAGCATACAGGGAGTAGATATAATAGCATACACACCAGTGATGCTATATGAACTAATATGGCATGTTAGACAAAAAAACCTTTGGCATTAAATGTCAGAGAAGTGTGTTTTCGACTCTATGATTATTATTCAGACAACAACACTCATAATTATACCAAACCCTTGAATGTTTTTGGACAAAGTGAAATGGGTAATATGAGgaggaaaagactgaaaataagatttttaaataaaacaagataatCAAGGAGCATTTCTCAACCTTGAAAAATCTGATACAAAGAGCTTCACAAAgaccaaaaaaaccaaaacatcactgctttgagctaaatgctaacgttagcactcACAGTCACAATGCTAGCTGACGTTAGCATGTATATTTACATGCTCGATCTAGTACGTAGCAACAGTAATTAGCAGCAATAACAGTAGTGCGGTATATGGACGTTCAATCGTGCACAACCTAATCTGACATGaaagtatgaaaacaaaaaaataaaagaaaaaataaactaatagcactaaacacaaagtattgctgaggctgatgggaatgtcaaactgaaatatcGGCACTGGATGAAAAATCAGAGAATCACAAAACTTatttcagttcatcctgagaggaacatgaatgtctgaaccataTTTTATCACAATctatccaacagttgttgagacttttcactccaaaccacaaatgtgaaaagTAGGACTATGGATGTCTGTATCAATAGGCTtagatatttcactggataagtGAAAACTTCGAACTGCTGGTGGCGCTAGATTAAGATCAGAGGATCCAAAGGCAGCTGGATGTATCCTCTGGGGACTATGagtgtctgaaaaaaataaaaaataatgcttTTGTCAGCTTTCCTTTTCCACACTGCATTGTCAGAGGATATTAGGGAAAGACTGAAACATGCAAAATACATCCTTTTAAAATCAATATGCGTGCGTTATTGGGATTAAGATCATATATTTACCGAATGTTAGGAGTTTAAGGGCATGCATCCACCCAGGCAGTACATTCACCGTGTTAACCCTGCATCTATCAGAGTACTCTCTAGAAAACAGACAGATCTTAGGTCTGTTAGAAAATGCCCTCAAAACGTACTACTACATCTCATCTCAACCTTTTCCAGGACTTTCATTGCATGCCTTGTATGAAAATGTGCTTTTCCACCTCAAATCTCTTTTTAATTGAAATTGTTgggggaaaaggggaaaaatgcGGCTTATCCCCGTCCCTCTGGCTCTCGGCCCCCAGTGCCGACAGGTCATGTGTGGAGATCACCAGGAATGGGTGGAATAACTCAGATTCCTTGAAACAGCAGGGACTACAGGGGGATTCGAGGCCGAAGTGTGCAGCCGCTCACCACCCTGCATGGAGACAACCGCTCCAGCTGATGTAGTCACCTGTGCTAGCAGGAGGAAATGTAAGAGTTGGAGAGGAAACATCAGTGTCACTATCACTGTCAAGTTGAAGGTTAAAGAGGCATCAgttacaaatgtgtgtgtgtgtcttgtgtgaaCTTTCacatttgtctctgtttgtctgtgaccGCGTGCACATTTGCTTGTGTGCGGTTACATTATACGCCCATAATGTTTGTGTTGGTCCACAGGTCTCTTTGTCTTCACTCACGCTGATGTGTGTGCTGCCTGCCGAGCCTGTGTGTACACGGCTGCGATCGGAGCCCCGTGGCGACCCAGATAACGCTATCTCTGTGGAGCCAGAGCCCCGCGGTTCTATTCAGCGCTGTGGATGAGAGGCTGGGACTGCCCAGCACGCGGACCTGCTCAAAGAAGGAGGAACAAGCTGGGCTGTCACTGTAGGCGAACCTGGCTTATAATGTTTTATAACCTCCTCCTTGGTGCCCCTCTGGGAGGCTCTGCATCACCCTCTGTttccgtatgtgtgtgttagctggGCAGGGCAAAAGcagaagatgaggagagggtGTATTCTGGCTTTTATTGCCATCATGGCACCCTCTGGACTGCTCCTGATTAGAGTCAGGCATAAACAGGGTCAACCAGCTTTGCTAAAGAAGTACCACTCCCAGcgtgacacagacacagggttCAACTCCCTATTTATTGGGGATAGCCACAGAGCTATTCTTTATGGGCCAGAGCAGATAGAAGATACATGATGGGGGGCCCTCACTAATTAGATCCTTCATTGTCAGCCCAAAGAAAAAAGTGGCAGCGGGTAAACACCCTAAGCCTGTTTTATAGCCCCTGAGGAACCCCTGACTGTGCCTGATTACACATCCAGGTAAGCATTAGATCACACAGATCCTCATCCTCAATGGTGCAAGGGAGcaaatgatcacacacacatatatgtatgtatcaGGAGAGGACCTCCAGTTGAAGTCCCCTCTCTGAACTGGCAGGAAATTGTCTTCCATCTCTGGTTTCCAAGCCTTCATCACATATTGATAAGGGAAAAAGACTGGGACGATATTCAGTGGACAGACTATCCATTAATGCTTCTCCAGACTGAtctgacaggagaggaggggcTTAGGCAGGAAGTACACCTAAATAGTCTTTCGGAGAGACTGTTGTTTATGCATGAAATGCTAATTAGGTTTCCATTTAGATTGCCTGTTCCATTTTGAAAGGAAATGCGGATGGTAAATTAGAATAAAAGGGTTTCGGTGTAGTATGCTGAGGGggttttctttcatttacaaAGATTAGGGTTTCACCTACTTGCATTAATGGTCAAAGAGTGCACATAGTAATGTTTACATACAATAAGAACAGGATCATTAGTGTAAGAATTTAATGTTACTCTGCATTATTCCTCATGAAAAGCCTTATTGGGTGAGTTTTTGTCCAGAAGAGCCTTTATTCCTCCGAATGTAGTGATGACTAATGAAGACTGGGTATCCAATTTGCCAATGTGACACGAACCCACAGAATAACCCTCtagatttttcagttttgatgtgctaattttatttattcagaggATGCAGTGCAAACAAATGCAGGGGTGCAAATGAACGCAAACacaattgcacacacacagatggcaaTTACCATTACATATAGAGGTTCTTTAAGGCCAAGGAGGCTGCATTCACCCAGCTGCCCTGTTCCTCTCTGCATGCTTCTGCAGAACTCGTGGAAAATATACTCAGGACTGGACATTTGCTACAGAGTGCAGCAACATCATAAACAATTTCCATTACATCTGTTATGCTCCTGAGTGCTCAGAGAGCCTTTCCCATGAGGGCCTTGACCATTACATTAGGGTAGACCTTCCATGCCTGTCTCTTAGTGACAGTGTTGCTGCTACCCTGGATGACTGAGGTTAACTTTCAGTGGCGAGCCCTCTCAGTACAGCATGCTGTCCACTGCAAAGTCCACTGCACACCTTCTCCGATGGCACCACTCAGTCAGTCGGTCACCGCGATCATATGACTGTGAACAGTGGCCACTCCTGTGTACCTCTGCTTTGTGTTAGTGTTGTGAACTGAATTTCCACTGGGAAGATGATGGGTGTCATATGTCCTATTGTTTCCCATTAGCTCGTAGCATCTGATCTATGCACGCGTACTATTACTGTTATATTGTAGTGCAGAACATATGCTATTGTATTGCACCAGAGTGTGTACAGTCGTATCAAATCACATCTCATTTAACTGTATTATTACAGTGgatcagatttgtttttgaaCACGTTATGGTTTGTTATGCTGTTTTGTGCTGTATTATATAACATATTGCTTCAAACTATACTGCAGGTGTCATATCATATCTACCTGAATCACATCATCACATAATAACCTTACAAACCTAACAAACCTTACAAACAGCTCCTTTAAACGCTGCCTGGAAAAGGGAAGCTCTCCAAAGAAAAAATTCACAATAAAATTGTGTAAATTGTATTGGATGAATAATAAAGCAACATGTGTGTATCAGCATATACACTATGTGTGTTCTTTTGGCTcatgtgtgtgcgtatgtgtgcgtCTTGGCATCCACCAGGCGGTCGCTGAAAGACATTCTTGCCCCGTGCCTTCGGTCTCTGTGGTCGCAGAGAGCGGCTGATTGTCCCACaggcagacaggaggagggCACACAGctgccacacatacacacaaaacacacacataaacacacacagcacagagacaattATGCGCGCAGACTAAAGGCAGCCGCAGATACAACTGCATGAACCCTCGCACGGtcaaacactctcacacactcatgccCACACACAGAGGGCTAGCCAGAGGGCAGCGTGTCAGGAGGGTGAGCATGGACGAGAGCGTAGAATGAGAGCCAGGACGGCGCTGGAGCTCTGCCACTCACACAGCGTCAATCTCGGTGCCaaggagcagagcagaaaacaagTCTGGACCGACCCCCTCAATCTGGCCTGCTGCTCCGCCTGATTCTCTTCCAGAAAACATCTTAGCCCAGGAATTCATCCTGCCAGGTTCAAGTTACAATGTGCAACTGTTAGTCCTGAGATGGCTGAATATCTTGTTAGTCTTACCTGAGATGGACATTACTTTTCAAAACTTGTTGGTCATCTAGATCAGCGGATCCCAACAGTTTTTGTCTAATGTGTCCGTACATCCCTGCCAGATAAACTCAAGTACCCCTTCACTGACGCCACCTGTTCcaaatgtgttcatttcaaCTCTCTTAAAAGTGGATGCTAACATCACATCGATTGAACTGTCCATATTTGGGTCAGTTTGGTCAAGTCTGCCCTTTTACTGCCACTTGGAATGAATGAGAAGCAATTTATCTGTTACATTTAGCTcagtatttatcatttatctgtTACCGTTATTCAAATATATTACGCATATATAATTTTAGCAAACAATTTCGACCATTATGAATTATTTTCAGGTATTTTACTGGTTTACCATTAATTTTAGCTAATTATTCCAATCTATTATAtcatatattctatatatttgAACAGCTTATTCAACTAatcatttatccattacttttagaCATTTTACTGGTTTAGCCTGTGTAAATTTAGCTAGTTACAGCCATCAAGTTAATTATCTAGATGGTTTATCCATATTGTTTAGCTAACTATTTATCATTTATCCATTCGTTTTGACAAACTATTTCACCAATTCCGTGAATTCTAGCTAATAGTTTCAATTTATCCATTACTTCTAGCTAACTGATTTAGCCATTAAATTTAGTTTCAACATTACAGCCAGCTTCTTCATTACAGCAATCTTTAGCTAATTATTTAAACAACTTAAATCCACATTCTATTTCACCCATTTATTCATGAATTTTAACAAACTGTTTAATCTGACTTTTAGTTGTTAGTTAACTAGTTTTAATTCACTATTAACAGAAACATGGTTGGAGTCTATTGTAGCTGTGAGCTTACTGGTTACTCTGTCActgttcacattattttttaattataaatagATCTGTATTTTCCTTTGAAATATGGTATCCATATCCTGTTTTAACCACAAAGTTAGAATAAATCAAAATGCCATCTGGAGGAAGAAATCGGCTGAACTAAAGTCTTTTACTATTTCacagtatttgatttttttccccacaaggCCACTTGTGTGGTACAGTAAGATTAAGAAAGTCAAGGATACAtactgaaaagaaagagacaaaagatgAGACAGACAAAAGACGCCAGACGTGTGTTTAATTCATGCATCTATCTGTTACGTCTACTTAAGTGTGTATGTTATATGAATATGTGCGTCCATCTATGCTTGTCTCTGACAGCAGTATGAGGTGGTGCAGGTGTGTGTCCTTCCACCCCCACCTACTATCCGGGACCTCTTGAAGCCACTAGACTGCCTCCACCATCCCCtcctccagacacacacacaccacacacacacacacacacacacacacacacacacacacacacacattgttcttCTATTCTTCTGCCTGTGTCTGCTCACTGCTGAGGGCTCTTATTTGATTAGCTGCAATTGGTTTAGTGAGGCAGTGGAGCATTTGGCTCACCGGGGGAGCTgtgcacagcacacacactttctgcgGGGGTTCTcggacaaaacacacacaaagacacatacagAATAAGTGCACATAAGTACATTTCAAATCCAGCTCTTGCTCAAGATTAGCCCTGTCTCCTTCCTCTATCTGTGCAATGAAGCAATGAACAGATTTcacaacagaaacatacaatAACACACGGACACATCATATATTACAGCTCCTCCGTCTGCATTATAATCACAACAAAAGCCAAATATTCATCTTCACGTGAACTGACATGTGAGGGTTGCGGCCTTCACTGTAAACGGTTTCTTTAAAGTGACGCACTGACGTCTGTTTACTGACCATGACCTCATCTCGGCCATCTCAGGAAATCACCTCTGATTACATAAGGATGACTGCAGAGCGACACCCTATCTACCAGGCCTTAGTTGCACTAACCATCAACCCTTCAATAATGTATGCGGGGGGTCAATGTGTTGGTGAGGATGCGTGTCTGTGAAAGGCGTGTGCAGAAACACTGGCTGTCACTGCGTCAGTGTCAGACTCCTCATGCCTTTGTCTTCTCCCCATTCATCAGGGGAGATACAGACGGTGACGGGACACTTTTGATGGTGGTGGCAGAGAGCACTACAACGCCAACCCAAAATCTATCTTATTTATAGACATATAACATACAATGCATAATCCAGAATCTGGATTTGTTCTCTGACTTAAACCTAGACAGGGTTTTCTGATCATGTAACATTGCAAAAACACTTGAAATAATCACCTATTTTAAAGAGGGACTTCACTGAGGTGTTCGGGAACGCtacaacatttctgaaaaaagCTGTATGAactgatgtcacttgagtcaggAGGGTTGGGGCAAAAACGCAGCCCAGAGCATTGCTGATTAGCAACTTTCAAATAAGCTAAATCTCATCTGTTCCTGTCAACAAGTTGCAATTTACACTGTAAGAATGTAGAATTACGACCAAAATGAACCAAATGAAGTTGTATGATAGTCTCTGGGAAACTCTGATGACTCTACTGATAACTGTTTATGAACTATTTTACTCCTCTACTAGttccttttttcccctaaaaGCTCAAATATAAGGAACGAAACTAAccctctctccatttccttATAATTGCTACCATATAATGTGTGGTTTTCTTGGAAATATCCTTGTAATTTACAGCTAAGTATCATAAGAAGAGTTTCCTAGAATTAGATGGAAAATACATGACTCTGAAAATAACCAACATCTTAACATTGACATATTTATTGGAAATGTggatgtttgtttctttttctctttctttttaattccCATCTCTCCtgtaaagacaaaatgaaaaattctcTTCACTtggtttttctctccctccGCTCTTGTGCTCCTGTCTCCCTCCCACACCCGTCCCCCATCCACCTTCCACCACAAGGGgttaattaaaactgattgGGTCCTCTGGGACCACACCTGCCTCTGACAGGTAAGATATCAGGCTCATATgagctgtgtgtatttgtgtatgtgtgtgtgactctgtgtgaATATGTGCTTAGCCCATCAGTCTGTTAGCACATCatgtgctctgctgctctgagttcAAAGCAGTCCCATTAGATAACGACGATAAACGCGGCTGTTGGTTTATacatatgcatttgtgtgtggcCTTCAGTATTTAACTCTGAATTTGCATGTGATTTGTGTGGGCAGATAAATCTGcaattcatttgtgtgtgtgtcccttctTTTCAGAGGCACTTAAGGATCTCACGCTTGATGGCTGATTAGACTGCTCACTGGAACCAATCGCTGCTTTGCTTTGACTTCACGCCTGTCCGCCTGTCTGTCATGTGGAGAGCCACTGGAGTAGGAGACGTATATACAATTTAAACCTCATATAATGATCATCTTTACGACTGAGACAGCATGCACACCATAGCGCATCATCACTGAAAGTGTCACTGCAGTTCACATGAATGCTGATAAAGCAAAAGCCAGCACACATCCATGTAAACAGTCAAATGCATGAATGAagcagtgatgaaaaaaaaaaaaacacatgatgGCCCATATTATGGCTGtgattttgtctgtgtctgtgtgtgtgtgtgtgtgtgcatatttgctGGCAAGTGAGGTGTTTGAGTGTAAAGGCAAGAACCTGTGTTGTATAACAGCAGCTGGCAGGGGAGaagtgtaacaca
Above is a window of Lates calcarifer isolate ASB-BC8 linkage group LG23, TLL_Latcal_v3, whole genome shotgun sequence DNA encoding:
- the foxj1b gene encoding forkhead box protein J1-B, with the translated sequence MPVLTSPDIANKFKEKWLAVYPEDQVTGTDSAPLDDSLTSLHWLQNFSILSADPERPNGAGPGCPSSQQHLFLKRLGIPRGGTDSPSSPPAGDTAATGMPLYLGSPVTSGSDSTAAPRFASCAHPTSGYPQIPIQASPPVEVDYKTNPKVKPPYSYASLICMAMQASKQPKVTLSTIYNWITENFCYYRHAEPSWQNSIRHNLSLNKCFKKVPRQKDEPGKGGFWQIDPQYADMFVNGIFKRRRMSANHYNSSSGGGSSGTQRQSKLVQGYHSTQNGCPYQEVGGKRKHLPSKNSNKAMRVTESPLLATEAHKADILRGDFDLASVFDDVLSGNCSTFEDLDINTALSSLGWCGGAGLMGQSQHLSQHQSYGYMDLSGAASMECAVNMGELHVPPQQQHPHPQQQQLDQDQLLQSNNHHHHHLQQFDEPSTLFPERPEEAVLQPWEEIKEEAQAIPLSLDQGFGLCEGFFTEMQPWERVEAYL